One stretch of Chryseobacterium indologenes DNA includes these proteins:
- a CDS encoding nuclear transport factor 2 family protein — protein MNHQEFAKMWVNTWNAHDLEDILTHYSDDIEITTPMIAMAAGGKESSLKGKEAVREYWKKALDKFPDLHFDLIHSTAGVDSVALFYKSIMDKHAVEVMFFNEEGKINKMYAHYD, from the coding sequence ATGAATCATCAAGAATTCGCTAAAATGTGGGTAAATACCTGGAACGCTCATGATTTAGAAGATATCCTCACCCACTATTCTGATGATATTGAGATTACAACTCCTATGATTGCAATGGCTGCCGGAGGAAAGGAAAGTTCTTTAAAAGGAAAAGAAGCCGTTCGTGAATATTGGAAAAAGGCACTGGACAAGTTTCCGGATCTGCATTTTGATTTGATTCATTCCACAGCAGGAGTAGATTCTGTAGCATTATTTTATAAGTCTATCATGGATAAACATGCTGTAGAAGTTATGTTTTTTAATGAAGAGGGAAAAATAAATAAAATGTACGCTCATTATGACTAA
- a CDS encoding T9SS type A sorting domain-containing protein, giving the protein MSIKLLTGCFFLNFSVTEAQLTVMGLGNYNVGGVSDKGVVSMHTSGGGIYMWTANTGIVQIGSISNGYPASGKTVVSNNGNTIASSVTNAATGFNEISIYDVVSSTWVNKGGLVPTGWDGSVSSTWGMSPNGSTIVGLGWLTASNAHAVKWDETNGMIDLGSIVSGRSSRANAISADGSVVVGWQDEPTGTRSGAKWIDGVESFITDSNGNNVGEAGAVSADGNTIIGSANPNPYVWKAATGLTYITHPNASFSFKGGATGVSGDGKKVIGFYRAFGAPPMSGEGFIWTETDGRVNLNDYATSLGINTNGVIMGLPLAISQDGQKIAGMGMNASNQMVAFYLDLTGYLAVNDMVKDKNIIGIYPNPVADILYIKGTGNIEKAEVYNSVGQKMKSVTTMENQLDVSSLPKGNYIVQLSEKGGAQQSYKFIKK; this is encoded by the coding sequence ATGTCAATTAAATTACTTACTGGTTGTTTCTTTTTGAATTTTAGTGTGACGGAGGCTCAGCTTACGGTAATGGGACTCGGAAATTATAACGTAGGTGGAGTTTCTGATAAAGGAGTAGTAAGTATGCATACCAGTGGTGGTGGAATCTACATGTGGACGGCCAATACCGGAATTGTACAAATAGGATCTATCTCAAATGGATACCCGGCGTCAGGGAAAACAGTTGTATCTAATAATGGAAATACAATTGCATCTTCTGTGACCAATGCAGCAACAGGTTTTAATGAGATTTCAATTTATGATGTAGTTTCTTCAACCTGGGTAAACAAAGGTGGTCTTGTTCCTACCGGTTGGGATGGAAGTGTAAGCTCTACATGGGGAATGTCTCCCAATGGGAGTACTATTGTAGGGCTGGGCTGGCTTACTGCATCCAACGCCCATGCTGTAAAATGGGATGAAACAAATGGAATGATAGATCTGGGAAGTATAGTAAGTGGACGAAGTTCGAGAGCGAATGCCATAAGCGCAGACGGATCTGTTGTGGTAGGATGGCAAGATGAGCCCACAGGAACCCGAAGTGGTGCCAAGTGGATAGATGGTGTGGAAAGCTTTATTACAGATAGTAACGGAAACAACGTAGGAGAAGCTGGAGCTGTTTCCGCAGATGGAAATACAATAATTGGTTCGGCAAATCCAAATCCTTATGTCTGGAAGGCAGCAACTGGATTGACGTATATAACACACCCCAATGCTTCATTCTCTTTTAAAGGAGGGGCAACAGGAGTTTCTGGTGATGGAAAAAAGGTTATTGGGTTTTACAGGGCATTTGGAGCACCACCAATGTCTGGAGAAGGTTTTATCTGGACAGAAACGGATGGGCGTGTTAATCTCAATGACTATGCAACAAGCTTAGGCATTAATACTAATGGAGTAATTATGGGACTTCCATTGGCTATATCTCAGGATGGACAAAAAATAGCAGGAATGGGAATGAATGCTTCCAATCAGATGGTAGCATTTTATCTTGATCTTACGGGATATTTAGCGGTCAATGATATGGTAAAAGATAAAAATATTATAGGGATTTACCCTAATCCGGTAGCTGATATTTTATATATTAAAGGGACAGGAAATATTGAAAAGGCAGAAGTTTATAATAGCGTAGGGCAAAAAATGAAATCGGTTACTACTATGGAAAATCAGCTTGATGTATCATCTTTACCAAAAGGGAATTATATAGTACAGCTTTCAGAGAAAGGGGGTGCTCAGCAGAGTTATAAATTTATTAAGAAATAA
- a CDS encoding CCA tRNA nucleotidyltransferase, whose product MKINLTQNKNLKLFKIISEAAERNNQSVYIVGGYVRDLLMKRKASTDIDFVTEQSGIELAQNVAQDIDPKLKVSIFKTYGTAMIKYKDLELEFVGARKESYTENSRKPEVEGGTLEDDQKRRDFTINAMAISLNKDNFGELIDPFNGIEDLEKRILRTPLEPAQTYSDDPLRMMRAVRFASTLGFTIEENSLEAIKKEAERIKIVSMERIMVEFNKIMLSERPSVGLQLMEQTRLLKLVIPELIELKGVEEVEGQTHKDNFYHTLEVVDNISVNTDNLWLRWSALLHDIGKAPTKKFVEGTGWTFHGHEFLGSKMVKTLFQRLKLPLGNDMKYVQKMVKLSSRPIALITDDASDSALRRLLFDAGENLEDLFTLCKADITTKNSKKQEKFKKNFEYVAVKIKEVEEKDQVRNFQPPITGEEIMAMFNLQPGREIGILKEKVKEAILEGEIANEKEEATKFVIAEAEKLGLKIN is encoded by the coding sequence ATGAAAATTAATCTTACTCAAAATAAGAATTTAAAACTTTTTAAAATAATTTCTGAAGCTGCAGAAAGGAATAATCAATCTGTATATATTGTCGGTGGATATGTTCGTGATCTTCTGATGAAGAGAAAAGCATCTACCGATATAGATTTTGTGACAGAACAGAGCGGTATTGAACTGGCTCAGAATGTAGCTCAGGACATTGATCCTAAATTAAAGGTTTCCATATTCAAAACCTATGGAACCGCTATGATCAAATATAAGGATCTAGAACTGGAATTTGTAGGTGCCAGAAAGGAAAGCTATACTGAGAATAGCCGAAAACCTGAAGTAGAAGGCGGTACTTTGGAAGATGATCAGAAAAGAAGAGATTTTACCATCAATGCCATGGCAATTTCTTTAAATAAAGATAATTTCGGAGAACTCATTGATCCTTTTAACGGAATTGAAGATTTGGAAAAAAGAATTTTAAGAACGCCTTTGGAACCTGCTCAAACCTATTCAGATGATCCATTGAGAATGATGAGAGCAGTACGATTTGCCTCCACCTTAGGTTTCACAATTGAAGAGAACTCTTTAGAAGCAATTAAAAAGGAAGCAGAAAGAATCAAGATAGTTTCTATGGAAAGGATCATGGTGGAATTCAATAAGATTATGCTCTCTGAAAGACCTTCTGTAGGATTACAATTAATGGAACAAACAAGACTTTTAAAGCTTGTTATTCCTGAATTAATTGAACTGAAAGGAGTGGAAGAAGTGGAAGGACAAACCCACAAAGATAACTTCTATCATACCCTTGAGGTAGTGGATAATATTTCTGTGAATACTGATAACCTTTGGCTGCGTTGGTCTGCATTACTTCACGATATAGGAAAAGCGCCTACGAAGAAATTTGTGGAAGGAACAGGGTGGACATTCCACGGACATGAATTCTTAGGTTCCAAAATGGTAAAAACTCTTTTCCAGCGATTGAAATTACCATTGGGAAATGATATGAAATATGTCCAGAAAATGGTAAAGCTTTCCTCTAGACCTATTGCTCTGATTACAGACGATGCTTCAGATTCAGCATTAAGAAGGCTTTTATTTGATGCCGGAGAAAACCTTGAAGATCTGTTTACACTCTGTAAGGCAGATATCACTACCAAAAACTCTAAAAAGCAGGAGAAATTCAAGAAAAACTTTGAATATGTAGCGGTGAAGATCAAAGAAGTAGAAGAAAAAGATCAGGTAAGAAACTTTCAGCCTCCTATCACCGGAGAAGAGATTATGGCAATGTTTAACCTTCAGCCGGGCCGTGAAATCGGTATTTTAAAGGAAAAAGTAAAAGAAGCCATCCTTGAAGGTGAGATTGCTAATGAAAAGGAAGAAGCAACAAAATTTGTCATTGCCGAAGCAGAAAAGCTGGGATTAAAAATAAACTAA
- a CDS encoding VOC family protein yields MIKFKYVILYVENVESAMNFYKNTFDSEIKFITPEKDYGELITGETTLSFASVELAGSNIRKGFLLSKAEEKPFGIELGFVTDNVEALVEKAITNGAVLYEEITLKPWGQKTAYIKDPNNYLVEICTEIQ; encoded by the coding sequence ATGATTAAGTTTAAATATGTAATTCTGTATGTAGAAAATGTCGAATCTGCAATGAATTTCTACAAAAACACATTTGATTCCGAAATCAAATTTATTACTCCTGAAAAAGATTATGGTGAATTGATTACCGGAGAAACTACATTGTCCTTTGCCTCTGTTGAACTGGCTGGTTCCAATATTAGAAAGGGATTCCTCCTTTCAAAAGCTGAAGAAAAACCTTTTGGAATTGAGCTTGGATTTGTGACAGATAATGTAGAAGCTTTAGTAGAAAAAGCAATAACAAACGGAGCTGTTCTTTATGAAGAGATAACTTTAAAACCTTGGGGGCAAAAAACAGCATACATTAAAGATCCTAATAATTATCTTGTAGAAATCTGTACTGAAATTCAATAA
- a CDS encoding GNAT family N-acetyltransferase gives MEIKKLQQLTSNPSLNWGNNGYFTDIIYSVSSIEFAGSFEFTLREKKLRYTKVWETGSDDIDELNTIIEKDTSFGAFANGELQGWIICEHRTWNNSFYIENILVNEKYRRQGLGIMLIKNAIKEARKLNCRVIELETQNTNYPAIQFYRRMGFNITGVNTRLYNNSEEIALFMTLDVE, from the coding sequence GTGGAAATAAAAAAATTACAACAGCTAACTTCCAACCCTAGCCTGAACTGGGGGAATAATGGATATTTCACAGATATTATCTATTCTGTTTCTTCAATAGAATTCGCAGGCTCTTTTGAGTTTACCCTAAGAGAGAAAAAACTGCGCTACACTAAAGTTTGGGAAACCGGTTCTGATGATATTGATGAACTTAATACCATTATTGAAAAAGACACTTCTTTCGGAGCTTTTGCAAATGGCGAACTTCAGGGCTGGATCATCTGTGAACACAGAACCTGGAACAACAGCTTCTATATCGAAAACATTCTTGTTAATGAAAAATACAGAAGGCAGGGACTGGGAATTATGCTGATAAAAAATGCCATTAAAGAAGCCCGAAAACTGAACTGCCGGGTGATTGAACTTGAAACCCAAAACACCAACTATCCTGCCATACAGTTTTACAGAAGAATGGGGTTTAATATTACTGGTGTGAATACAAGATTGTATAATAATTCTGAGGAAATTGCTCTTTTTATGACGCTGGATGTAGAATAA
- a CDS encoding TonB-dependent receptor plug domain-containing protein: protein MDIKRSLGLFLSSYGCFLFGQEKVVDTIYIFDSQMNKAKQFHPVKVIDTDAAEKNSNNLSELLRFQSSIYIKENGRGGTASPSFRGTTAQQTAFVWNGISINSNFLGQGDVNNISLFGYDQIGIKAGGGSVTYGSGAIGGSIHLDNSLSFNQGFHGTLFSEAGSFNTYNNFIKGSYSNDKFSFKASGNYSISENVYEVSKEPRDYINLNGEYYNTNFNISAAYKLAPHHQISWISEFYNGQQHFPILFETETKTKYQTQNVKSLISWDWNKTKFNNSFKAAYTEENFQYFNDINRPKFSSGTGKNYILKNDFNYFLTSKWNFNIIGEYQLNKGEGYGSGIDQISRNMGSVAGLVRYFPTNDVRLEAGIRQDFVGVTKSPLLFSFSGKWNALHWYNLGLSISRNFRAPSFNDLYWRPGGNENLKPETSYQFELRNQFKAGDFKLSLVPYYMDIRDMIRWIPNSLGIYTPVNTAHVRSYGVEAQAEFTKKIGNHLLHTGLGYAYTNSQDLEQKKQLMYVPFHKFTGNIDYQYEFIKVYAQGLFTGLTYTDSNEKKSEALKEYFVMNAGVGATILKNYTLGFKVNNIFNQTYYTMFAYPLPGRNYSVNLNINF, encoded by the coding sequence ATGGATATAAAAAGATCTCTAGGACTGTTTTTGTCATCTTATGGCTGCTTTCTTTTCGGACAAGAGAAAGTTGTTGATACTATTTATATTTTTGACAGCCAGATGAACAAGGCGAAACAGTTTCATCCTGTAAAAGTAATTGATACTGATGCAGCTGAAAAGAATTCGAACAACCTTTCAGAACTGCTAAGGTTTCAATCTTCCATCTATATTAAGGAAAACGGACGTGGTGGAACAGCTTCACCATCATTTAGAGGCACTACTGCTCAACAGACAGCTTTTGTCTGGAATGGGATTAGTATTAATTCTAATTTTCTGGGCCAGGGAGATGTGAATAATATTTCTCTTTTCGGATATGACCAAATCGGAATAAAAGCAGGCGGCGGAAGCGTTACTTATGGTTCCGGAGCTATTGGAGGAAGTATTCATTTGGATAATAGCCTTAGTTTTAATCAAGGTTTTCATGGAACCTTATTTTCTGAGGCGGGATCTTTTAATACCTATAATAATTTTATTAAAGGTTCTTACAGTAATGATAAATTCAGCTTTAAAGCTTCCGGAAATTATTCTATCAGTGAGAATGTCTACGAGGTGAGTAAAGAACCTCGAGATTATATCAACCTTAACGGTGAGTATTACAATACAAATTTTAATATTTCAGCTGCTTACAAATTAGCTCCACACCATCAGATTTCATGGATTTCAGAGTTCTATAACGGGCAGCAGCATTTTCCAATTCTTTTTGAAACAGAAACAAAAACTAAATATCAAACTCAAAATGTAAAAAGTTTGATTTCCTGGGACTGGAATAAGACCAAATTTAATAACTCTTTTAAAGCAGCTTATACAGAAGAAAACTTCCAGTATTTCAATGATATAAACAGACCTAAATTCAGTAGTGGGACCGGAAAAAATTATATTCTGAAGAATGATTTCAATTATTTTCTTACCTCAAAATGGAACTTCAATATCATTGGAGAATATCAGCTGAATAAAGGGGAAGGCTATGGTTCAGGAATAGATCAGATAAGCCGTAATATGGGATCTGTGGCTGGTTTGGTAAGATATTTTCCTACTAATGATGTACGTCTTGAAGCAGGAATACGACAGGATTTTGTTGGAGTGACCAAATCCCCTCTTTTATTCTCTTTTTCAGGAAAATGGAATGCTTTACACTGGTATAATCTGGGATTAAGTATTTCAAGGAATTTCAGAGCTCCTTCTTTCAATGATCTGTATTGGAGACCAGGTGGAAATGAAAATTTAAAACCGGAAACATCTTATCAGTTTGAACTGAGAAACCAGTTTAAAGCTGGTGATTTTAAACTCTCTTTGGTTCCATACTATATGGATATCAGAGATATGATACGCTGGATTCCTAATTCCTTAGGAATTTACACTCCTGTAAATACTGCTCATGTGAGATCTTATGGAGTAGAAGCTCAGGCGGAGTTTACTAAAAAAATTGGAAATCACCTTTTACACACTGGTTTAGGATATGCGTACACCAATTCTCAGGATCTGGAACAGAAAAAACAACTGATGTATGTACCGTTCCATAAGTTTACCGGAAATATTGATTACCAGTATGAATTTATAAAAGTTTATGCTCAGGGGCTGTTTACAGGACTTACCTATACAGATTCCAACGAAAAGAAAAGTGAGGCTCTGAAAGAATATTTTGTTATGAATGCCGGAGTTGGGGCAACTATTTTAAAAAACTATACTCTGGGCTTTAAAGTCAATAATATTTTCAACCAGACTTATTATACTATGTTTGCTTACCCTTTACCTGGAAGAAATTACAGTGTCAATTTAAATATCAACTTTTAA
- a CDS encoding tetratricopeptide repeat protein: MKLRFKIFSFILLPFIFINGQSSSYTSLLKKAKLEIYDNPDKAIHIGKQLLKKDNDLKTSIEIYMLLSTANVAKRNFEESLKYILKAKELSQKINDTKSQVNVLVTVAIQYQQMELFSKSLETLNEADQYLAKLPDETTEKYIETATIYAIKGMIYKSQSNSEIALEKFLISIKNFEKVSVKKTTYSNMSVVYYNIGYCYLNLNLIDKAQQAFLQSIDCAQLNNAKSLEAFALKGMSEVYKQKHKNKTAIHLLIKAENLSKNTGDIILNEGIYNEMANNYLAMEQQYLYQFYNKKYFEMRFKRKQNELSSINRVIDNHNQETFAKSQKLKSQYHYMNILSFIIAGIFIPLLIYFILKIRKQNKKFQKEIQKVIRTS, from the coding sequence ATGAAATTAAGATTTAAAATTTTCTCATTCATCCTTTTACCTTTTATTTTTATAAATGGTCAAAGCTCTTCATACACTTCCCTGTTAAAAAAAGCGAAATTAGAAATTTATGATAATCCGGATAAAGCCATTCACATCGGAAAGCAGCTTCTGAAAAAGGATAATGATCTCAAAACTTCTATTGAGATCTATATGCTTCTTTCTACTGCCAATGTTGCCAAAAGGAATTTCGAAGAGTCTTTGAAGTACATTTTAAAAGCCAAAGAACTTTCACAAAAAATCAACGATACCAAAAGCCAAGTCAATGTGCTTGTCACTGTCGCAATACAGTATCAGCAAATGGAACTTTTCAGCAAAAGTCTGGAAACACTCAATGAAGCAGATCAATATCTGGCAAAGCTTCCTGACGAAACCACTGAAAAATATATTGAAACGGCTACAATATATGCCATAAAAGGAATGATTTATAAAAGTCAGTCTAATTCTGAAATTGCCCTGGAAAAGTTTCTGATCTCCATAAAAAACTTTGAAAAAGTATCTGTAAAGAAAACGACCTATTCCAATATGAGCGTAGTCTATTACAATATTGGCTATTGTTATCTTAACCTTAATCTCATTGATAAGGCTCAGCAGGCATTTCTACAATCCATAGACTGTGCTCAGCTAAATAATGCGAAAAGTTTGGAAGCGTTCGCTTTAAAAGGAATGTCTGAAGTCTATAAACAAAAACATAAAAATAAAACCGCCATCCATCTTTTGATAAAAGCTGAAAACCTCAGTAAAAATACAGGAGACATTATCCTGAATGAAGGAATCTACAACGAAATGGCAAACAACTATCTCGCCATGGAGCAACAGTACTTATATCAGTTTTACAATAAGAAGTATTTTGAAATGCGGTTTAAGAGAAAGCAAAATGAGTTATCATCTATTAACCGGGTCATAGATAATCACAATCAAGAAACCTTTGCGAAAAGCCAAAAGCTGAAATCTCAGTACCATTATATGAATATTCTGTCCTTCATCATTGCAGGAATTTTCATTCCTCTTTTGATATATTTTATTTTAAAAATAAGAAAACAGAATAAAAAATTTCAAAAGGAGATTCAAAAGGTCATAAGGACTTCATAA
- a CDS encoding helix-turn-helix domain-containing protein, whose protein sequence is MKNKLLFKKMIENRRRIFLLTFTLCFFIIKGQSGSDFNIIADKAFQKLYQNPDDCISYTQGLLVSDQYIEDKIVLQNIISQAFAMKGDYMQSVNSFSQKENPDHNQNLSYFMQIFGDYNLADQYQNLELYNQSKKIIIHLLSDQKLLKSNDSKLRIITAKLYQLQALNLGINRDYSNALKNLSKSDQYTNNDNEENKIIRIENNIFRSSYLMKQNKLADYKKLIEYIISDLEKQQNQPFLLSLAYENFSRFYFLEQDYKTSAQKLERALSLIEGLPFNNIKIKIYESLSRTYFALHDDIKYHQYHKYYSDLRSKTDSSTKEGIRYIVKLVETNQNKSLEFEEQNYLKSFWATTLILFAIAFGLLIYFLVIKNKHKDLKKQFDFFEKQNNQQKQNTHPGTVKSTEPERISNKISKEKEEEILQKLEEFEQSDRYLNKNMSLSMLSAQIEVNTKYLSEIINNNKEKNFNGYINKLRINHIAQLLKTDSTFLTYKVSYLAEYSGFSSHSSFTTVFKSVTGMSPNAYIQEISKSKVS, encoded by the coding sequence ATGAAAAATAAATTGTTATTCAAAAAGATGATCGAAAACAGGAGAAGAATTTTTCTGCTAACCTTTACATTATGCTTCTTTATTATCAAAGGACAATCTGGTTCTGACTTTAATATTATTGCTGATAAGGCATTTCAGAAACTGTATCAAAATCCTGATGACTGCATCAGCTACACTCAAGGACTTCTGGTAAGTGATCAGTATATAGAGGATAAAATTGTACTTCAGAATATCATTTCACAGGCTTTTGCAATGAAAGGAGATTATATGCAATCTGTCAATAGCTTTTCTCAGAAAGAAAATCCGGATCATAACCAGAATCTATCTTATTTTATGCAGATTTTTGGGGATTACAATCTCGCAGATCAATATCAGAATCTTGAATTATATAATCAGTCGAAAAAGATTATTATTCATCTTTTATCAGATCAAAAGCTTCTGAAAAGTAATGATTCTAAATTAAGAATTATCACTGCCAAACTCTATCAGCTTCAGGCTTTAAATCTGGGAATCAATAGGGATTACTCCAATGCCTTAAAAAACCTTAGCAAAAGCGATCAGTATACTAATAATGATAATGAAGAAAATAAGATCATTAGAATAGAGAACAATATTTTCCGCTCTTCTTATTTAATGAAACAAAATAAGCTGGCTGACTATAAAAAATTGATAGAATATATAATTTCTGACCTTGAAAAACAGCAAAACCAACCATTTTTACTCAGTTTGGCTTATGAAAACTTCTCCCGGTTCTATTTCCTGGAACAGGATTATAAAACTTCTGCTCAAAAACTGGAACGAGCGCTGTCATTGATTGAAGGCCTTCCTTTTAATAATATAAAGATTAAAATCTACGAATCGTTATCCCGGACCTATTTTGCGCTCCATGATGATATAAAATACCATCAATATCACAAATATTATAGTGATTTAAGATCCAAAACAGATTCCAGCACGAAAGAAGGAATACGATATATAGTAAAATTGGTTGAAACCAATCAAAATAAGAGCCTTGAATTTGAAGAGCAAAATTATTTAAAATCTTTCTGGGCTACTACATTAATTTTATTTGCGATTGCCTTTGGACTATTAATCTATTTCCTGGTGATTAAAAACAAACATAAAGATTTAAAAAAGCAGTTTGATTTCTTTGAAAAACAAAATAATCAACAAAAACAAAACACTCATCCAGGTACTGTAAAAAGTACTGAGCCGGAAAGAATTTCCAATAAAATCTCTAAGGAAAAAGAAGAAGAAATTCTTCAAAAACTAGAAGAATTTGAACAATCTGACCGATATCTGAACAAAAACATGTCATTATCTATGCTTTCTGCTCAAATAGAGGTCAATACCAAATACCTTTCAGAAATCATTAATAATAACAAGGAAAAAAACTTCAATGGATATATTAATAAACTAAGGATCAATCATATCGCTCAACTATTAAAAACAGACTCTACTTTTCTTACTTATAAAGTAAGTTATCTTGCAGAATATTCAGGTTTTTCTTCTCACAGTTCCTTTACCACTGTTTTTAAATCCGTTACCGGAATGTCTCCTAATGCTTACATTCAGGAAATCAGTAAAAGTAAAGTATCATGA
- the pafA gene encoding alkaline phosphatase PafA produces the protein MLRNISIAAATFLSVVTINAQKNKNSQLERPKLVVGLVVDQMRWDYLYRFYNKYGNDGFKRLLNTGYSLNNVHIPYVPTITALGHTCIYTGSVPAIHGIAGNDWTDKETGKGVYCTADDSVQPVGTTNTKTGSHSPKNLWSTTVTDELRLATNFQGKVIGVSLKDRASILPAGHTPNGAFWFDDSTGNFITSTWYMNELPQWVKSFNSQNLPEKLVANGWNTLLPINQYTESAPDNSPWEGLLGSAKTPTFPYNDLAKDYQTKKDNIRYTPFGNTLTLKLAEASVEGEKLGGDTITDFLAINLASTDYAGHKFGPNSIEVEDVYIRLDQDLAQFFNYLDSKVGKGEYTVFLSADHGGAHSVGFLKEHKIPTGFFGENAEKNLNQKLKDKFGADKLINAIDNYQIYFDRKVLADSKLELDDVRNFAVKELEKDPTVLYAVSVDRVAESSIPEPIKQRIINGINRQRSGDIQLISHDSMLPPYSKTGTTHSVWNSYDSHIPLIFMGWGVKQGESNKAYHMTDIAPTVSSLLKIQFPSGSVGNPITEVMGK, from the coding sequence ATGCTTAGGAACATTTCAATTGCGGCAGCTACTTTCTTGTCCGTAGTTACAATCAATGCACAGAAGAACAAAAATTCTCAATTGGAAAGACCCAAATTGGTAGTGGGTCTGGTAGTAGACCAGATGCGTTGGGATTATTTATACCGTTTTTACAACAAATATGGAAATGACGGTTTCAAAAGACTTTTGAATACCGGATATTCTTTAAATAACGTACACATTCCTTATGTTCCTACTATTACTGCTTTAGGGCATACTTGTATCTATACAGGATCAGTACCTGCCATTCACGGTATTGCCGGAAATGACTGGACGGATAAAGAAACAGGTAAAGGGGTATATTGTACTGCGGATGACAGCGTTCAGCCGGTAGGAACAACCAATACTAAAACCGGAAGTCACTCACCTAAAAATCTTTGGTCTACAACAGTAACGGATGAGTTGAGATTGGCAACGAATTTTCAAGGGAAAGTAATCGGAGTTTCTTTAAAAGACAGAGCTTCCATTCTTCCTGCAGGTCACACGCCAAACGGAGCGTTCTGGTTTGACGACAGTACCGGGAACTTTATCACAAGTACTTGGTATATGAATGAGCTTCCTCAGTGGGTAAAATCATTCAACTCTCAGAATCTACCGGAGAAATTGGTAGCCAACGGCTGGAATACTTTGCTTCCGATCAATCAATATACAGAGAGTGCACCGGACAATTCTCCTTGGGAAGGATTATTAGGAAGTGCCAAAACACCTACATTCCCTTACAATGATCTTGCAAAAGATTATCAGACTAAAAAAGATAACATCCGTTATACACCTTTCGGAAATACACTGACATTAAAGTTGGCTGAAGCTTCTGTAGAAGGGGAAAAATTGGGTGGCGATACTATTACAGACTTTTTAGCGATTAATTTGGCTTCTACAGATTACGCAGGACATAAATTCGGGCCGAATTCAATTGAAGTAGAAGATGTATATATTAGATTAGATCAGGATTTAGCACAATTCTTCAACTATTTGGATTCAAAAGTTGGAAAAGGAGAGTATACGGTTTTTCTTTCAGCAGACCACGGTGGAGCACACTCTGTAGGATTCCTGAAAGAACATAAAATCCCAACAGGATTCTTTGGTGAAAATGCTGAAAAGAATCTTAACCAGAAGCTGAAAGATAAATTCGGAGCTGATAAATTAATCAATGCAATTGATAACTACCAGATTTATTTCGATAGAAAAGTGTTGGCAGACAGCAAACTTGAATTGGATGATGTAAGAAACTTTGCGGTTAAAGAACTGGAAAAAGATCCTACTGTTTTATATGCAGTTTCTGTAGACAGAGTAGCGGAATCCAGTATTCCTGAGCCTATCAAGCAAAGAATTATCAACGGAATCAATAGACAGAGAAGTGGTGATATTCAATTGATCTCTCACGATTCTATGCTTCCGCCGTATTCTAAAACAGGAACTACCCACAGTGTATGGAATTCCTACGACTCACACATTCCGTTGATCTTTATGGGATGGGGAGTAAAACAGGGAGAAAGTAATAAAGCCTATCACATGACAGATATTGCCCCTACAGTTTCTTCACTATTGAAAATTCAGTTTCCAAGCGGAAGTGTTGGAAATCCAATTACAGAAGTTATGGGAAAATAA